Proteins encoded within one genomic window of Lampris incognitus isolate fLamInc1 chromosome 1, fLamInc1.hap2, whole genome shotgun sequence:
- the LOC130109348 gene encoding LOW QUALITY PROTEIN: bromodomain and WD repeat-containing protein 1-like (The sequence of the model RefSeq protein was modified relative to this genomic sequence to represent the inferred CDS: substituted 2 bases at 2 genomic stop codons) → MSGLESALEPGKSITEGGCIPVTPGEISELMXKPLPGEWGXRSRDEECEHIIAGIDQLVTVEIAAPFAGNMDTVQYPTYCTVIGYPADLATIKLRLSHRFYRHSSALIWDAKYITRNARTFNEPRSKIAHSAKIITNVLQKFVNDPNCTVIMETYNAVEEIDDDEDDDEVQTPGTSSTHRLYYFDIIDTPMDFGTAQRTIEDDHYENPIEFCKDTQLIFNNAKAYTPNKCSKIYSMTLQFSAFFEDQIRTIISEYKSAVKSSDWLRCSQRFRKKIQQVAPLPPNTNNTSQKRAAVKTQEKVESMSVTKSTSTKVCPPEKAKRSRSRLSGHTSSKDLSDSKAASSTPESESNTEGPLSESEEKRPGSLRQHRSKEPRRKARATCYNGTKKSKKVAESDSEEEEDGYSSEGEDSEEEVIPLLISLLL, encoded by the exons AAGGAGGGTGCATTCCAGTGACTCCAGGTGAAATAAGTGAGCTAATGTAAAAGCCTCTGCCAGGGGAGTGGGGGTAGAGGAGCAGAGATGAAGAGTGTGAACACATCATTGCTGGCATTGACCAACTCGTCACTGTCGAGATTGCAGCTCCATTCGCTGGCAATATGGACACAGTCCAGTACCCAACCTACTGCACCGTGATTGGCTACCCCGCTGACCTGGCCACCATCAAGCTCAGACTAAGTCACAGGTTCTACAGGCACTCGTCAGCATTGATATGGGATGCCAAGTACATCACCCGCAATGCCCGCACCTTTAATGAGCCAAGAAGCAAGATTGCCCATTCAGCAAAAATTATCACCAATGTCCTCCAAAAGTTTGTTAATGACCCAAACTGCACAGTCATCATGGAGACTTACAATGCAGTAGAAGAaattgatgatgatgaagatgatgatgaggtACAGACACCAGGCACCTCCTCCACACACAGACTAT ATTACTTTGATATCATTGACACCCCAATGGACTTTGGCACTGCGCAGAGGACCATTGAGGATGACCACTACGAGAACCCTATTGAGTTCTGCAAAGACACCCAGCTGATATTCAACAATGCTAAAGCCTACACTCCCAACAAATGCTCCAAGATTTACAGCATGACCTTGCAATTCTCTGCCTTCTTTGAAGACCAAATAAGAACAATCATATCAGAGTACAAAAGCGCTGTTAAGAGCAGTGATTGGCTCCGCTGTAGCCAGAGGTTCCGAAAGAAAATACAGCAGGTGGCACCCCTGCCTcccaacaccaacaacacaagtcaaaaaaGGGCTGCTGTCAAAACTCAGGAAAAAGTCGAGTCCATGTCAGTGACCAAATCTACCTCAACCAAAGTGTGCCCACCTGAAAAAGCCAAGAGGAGCAGAAGCAGACTCTCAGGTCACACCTCCTCCAAGGACTTGTCAGACTCCAAAGCTGCTTCATCAACACCAGAGTCTGAGAGTAATACTGAGGGGCCATTGAGTGAGTCTGAGGAGAAACGACCAGGATCCTTAAGGCAGCATCGAAGCAAAGAGCCCAGGAGGAAAGCAAGAGCAACATGCTATAATGGGACCAAGAAGAGCAAAAAAGTTGCTGAGAGTGacagtgaagaagaggaggatggaTACTCTAGTGAGGGGGAAGACAGTGAAGAAGAGGTCATCCCACTCCTCATTTCTTTGTTACTCTAG